GAATTGTGCCAGATAACGCATTGGCAAGAAAATTCCGAGATGTCGCCGGTTGGGCAAATCAAAAATTAGCCGCTGTTTGCACTCATGTTAGCTGGATGATTGCTGGCATTCCGATACTCATCAAACACCCACAAAGCGGGATGGTATTTAATCCACATGTATTAAACACAAAATCTAGTCCACATACTCCCAAAAGGCTTGATTAGCCAATGTTAAGAGATTTTTTACTGGCTCTTAGCTTCCTAACGCGCTGCCCGGTTCCACAACGAATATTTGAGTCAAATCAGTTGCAATTTTCTCGAGCCTTTGTGTTCTTTCCCCTGATAGGTGCTTTACTTGGAACAGTAATAGCCGGGTTCTTAGCTGTGAGTCGCTACCTATTCCCCACATTTATTTCTGGTTTTCTAGCAACAGGTCTCATCCTTTGGCTTACTAGAGCTCTCCATCTCGATGGCTTCGCCGATTGGATAGATGGCTTGGGAGGTGGTTACACCCCCGAAAAACGCCGGGAAATTATGAAGGACAGTCGCATAGGCACCTTTGGAGCTGCATCTATCACGATTATTATCGGAATTAAGGCTTTTTCTATG
This sequence is a window from Thermodesulforhabdaceae bacterium. Protein-coding genes within it:
- the cobS gene encoding adenosylcobinamide-GDP ribazoletransferase; the encoded protein is MLRDFLLALSFLTRCPVPQRIFESNQLQFSRAFVFFPLIGALLGTVIAGFLAVSRYLFPTFISGFLATGLILWLTRALHLDGFADWIDGLGGGYTPEKRREIMKDSRIGTFGAASITIIIGIKAFSMGVLQQAGAWQGIIIAPVCGRFAMGLLAWRAQGNNQGLGAKFIEGFSWKILVLSFMWFLPFLFWHPVFAIVAMVTSISEVLLLKRGYIASFGAITGDLFGATCEIVETTIFLLGVAFFRIP